In Trichlorobacter lovleyi, the DNA window GGGCTGCGACCGTCGGAGTGGTCTCCGGGAAGATCTTGCAGTTGAAGTCAGGATCCTTTTTCTTCTCAACATAGGAGTTCCATTTGGCGATTTCCTCCTTGAGCGCAGCCAGGGGGATGCCGTAGGTGGCAGCCAGTTCTTCGATCGTATCAAATTTTTTGATTGCACCGTTTGCCATCCCTTTTTCCAGGGTATGGGGCAATACCTGTCGTTTGACGTTCACCGCGTCGCCAAAGATGATGGTCGGGTAGCCCAGTGCCATCATGGCGTCAGCCCGTACCTTGCGGTTACCGGTTTCCTGAATGAAGCGCCTGCCGCTTTTGGGGTCAATCATCGGTCCGTAGCCCACCAGACGTTCACAAAACTGCGGGACATGGCCGAAGCCCTTTTCATCGGGACTGGTCCAGGGGCCCATCTGGATCCAGTCCATCTGTACATCCATGGCACCGGCCTGGCAGGCGGCCAAGGTGGCCTCGCCGGTGGCGCCCGGATGGTTGGTGGAGTCAAAACGGCTGTCAATCCGGGGGTCCTGGATCTGGCGCAGCTCCACGTTCTGGGAGAAGCCGCCTGATGCCAGTACCACCGCCTTGCGGGCCTTCACGAAACTTGCTTTGCCGGACCTGTCGTCCGGAAATTTGTAGCCCTTTCTGATCTCCAGGCCGACGACCCTGCCTTCCTTACTGGTAATCAGGCGCTCCATCTTGGTGGTAAACTGAAACTTGACCCCCATGGATTTGGCCTTGGTAAACAAGGGGTTGACCAGGCCTGAACCGGATGCATTATCGGTCTGGACCGACCGCTTGACCGAGTGACCACCATGAAAGACCAGCTTGACAAACCTGGCCCCGACAAAGTTCTGGCACCAGTCAAGCGCTTCACCGGACTGCTCGGCAATGGTGCGGGCCAGTTCAGGGTGGTTCAGGCTTGAGCCGGCCTTCAGCAGGTCTTTCATGAACAGTTCCGGCGAATCCTGAATGCCGGCCTCTTTCTGCCACTTGTTGCCTGCAACCGCCATTTCCCCACCGTTGATGATTGAGTTGCCACCATGGGTACGCATTTTCTCGATCACCAGCACCTCGGCACCGGCATGCCTGGCCTCGATTGCCGCCGACAAGCCGGCAAAACCGGTTCCGACAATGATGACGTCATAGGTTTCATCCCACTTCTTCGGCATCTCTCCGCAGGCCGCCTCTGCCTGCCGGACTGTGGCGGCCAGTCCGGTCATGGCCAGACCGGCAGCTGCTGCAACTGCCCCGGTGGTTTTCAGGAAGCTTCTGCGGGTTACTTCGGATTCCTGGCTGATTTCGTCACTCATACGGCATACCTCCCTCGTGAAGTTGGCCCTGGCGGGCTGCATCTGACAAAACTGACTCTGCTGCATACGGTTTGCCGGGCACACCGGTCCGGCATCCGGGTCATGCTGTAACATCTGATAGCAGTTCCTGTGCCAGTGCTGTGTGCGACTTAACATGCTGAAAATGCTGGATGTCTGTTTTTGGCGCTTGACGTAACACTTTAATTTTGCGAAACGGATTTTAAAATTTGAAGTGTAGGGGCAGCCATGAAGACCTCACAACTTGATTTCAGGGAACTGCTGTCGTTTAACCCCCAGGGGGGGGTGATCCGTTTTCTCGGCCAACGGGCCTACCTGGTCGATGCAACTGCCCAGGGGCTG includes these proteins:
- a CDS encoding flavocytochrome c is translated as MSDEISQESEVTRRSFLKTTGAVAAAAGLAMTGLAATVRQAEAACGEMPKKWDETYDVIIVGTGFAGLSAAIEARHAGAEVLVIEKMRTHGGNSIINGGEMAVAGNKWQKEAGIQDSPELFMKDLLKAGSSLNHPELARTIAEQSGEALDWCQNFVGARFVKLVFHGGHSVKRSVQTDNASGSGLVNPLFTKAKSMGVKFQFTTKMERLITSKEGRVVGLEIRKGYKFPDDRSGKASFVKARKAVVLASGGFSQNVELRQIQDPRIDSRFDSTNHPGATGEATLAACQAGAMDVQMDWIQMGPWTSPDEKGFGHVPQFCERLVGYGPMIDPKSGRRFIQETGNRKVRADAMMALGYPTIIFGDAVNVKRQVLPHTLEKGMANGAIKKFDTIEELAATYGIPLAALKEEIAKWNSYVEKKKDPDFNCKIFPETTPTVAAPFYACRLWPRVHHCMGGLVIDKNAQVKGFNLKPLKGLYAAGEVTGGVHGAVRLGTCAMLDCVVFGRIAGKNAAKEKNWG